In Ascaphus truei isolate aAscTru1 chromosome 5, aAscTru1.hap1, whole genome shotgun sequence, one genomic interval encodes:
- the KRAS gene encoding GTPase KRas isoform X2 produces the protein MTEYKLVVVGAGGVGKSALTIQLIQNHFVDEYDPTIEDSYRKQVVIDGETCLLDILDTAGQEEYSAMRDQYMRTGEGFLCVFAINNTKSFEDIHHYREQIKRVKDSEDVPMVLVGNKCDLPSRTVDTKQAQDLARSYGIPFIETSAKTRQRVEDAFYTLVREIRQYRLKKISKEEKTPGCVKIKKCLVM, from the exons ATGACGGAGTACAAGCTTGTAGTGGTTGGGGCTGGAGGCGTTGGCAAGAGTGCCTTGACAATACAGCTAATTCAGAACCATTTTGTGGATGAATATGATCCCACCATCGAG GACTCCTACAGAAAACAAGTTGTCATTGATGGGGAAACTTGCCTTTTGGATATTCTTGACACTGCAGGTCAAGAAGAATACAGTGCAATGCGAGATCAGTACATGAGGACAGGGGAGGGTTTCCTATGTGTATTTGCCATCAACAATACAAAATCTTTTGAAGATATTCACCATTATAG AGAACAAATCAAACGCGTCAAGGATTCTGAAGATGTGCCCATGGTTTTAGTAGGAAACAAATGTGACTTGCCCTCCAGGACGGTAGATACAAAACAAGCTCAGGACCTAGCAAGAAGTTATGGAATTCCTTTTATTGAAACATCAGCAAAGACCAGACAG AGAGTGGAGGATGCTTTTTATACATTGGTGAGAGAAATTCGGCAATACAGATTGAAAAAGATCAGCAAAGAAGAAAAGACACCTGGCTGTGTGAAAATTAAAAAATGCCTTGTAATGTGA
- the KRAS gene encoding GTPase KRas isoform X3, with protein sequence MTEYKLVVVGAGGVGKSALTIQLIQNHFVDEYDPTIEDSYRKQVVIDGETCLLDILDTAGQEEYSAMRDQYMRTGEGFLCVFAINNTKSFEDIHHYREQIKRVKDSEDVPMVLVGNKCDLPSRTVDTKQAQDLARSYGIPFIETSAKTRQGVDDAFYTLVREIRKHKEKMSKDGKKKKKKSKPKCIIM encoded by the exons ATGACGGAGTACAAGCTTGTAGTGGTTGGGGCTGGAGGCGTTGGCAAGAGTGCCTTGACAATACAGCTAATTCAGAACCATTTTGTGGATGAATATGATCCCACCATCGAG GACTCCTACAGAAAACAAGTTGTCATTGATGGGGAAACTTGCCTTTTGGATATTCTTGACACTGCAGGTCAAGAAGAATACAGTGCAATGCGAGATCAGTACATGAGGACAGGGGAGGGTTTCCTATGTGTATTTGCCATCAACAATACAAAATCTTTTGAAGATATTCACCATTATAG AGAACAAATCAAACGCGTCAAGGATTCTGAAGATGTGCCCATGGTTTTAGTAGGAAACAAATGTGACTTGCCCTCCAGGACGGTAGATACAAAACAAGCTCAGGACCTAGCAAGAAGTTATGGAATTCCTTTTATTGAAACATCAGCAAAGACCAGACAG gGTGTCGATGATGCTTTCTACACATTAGTACGAGAAATTCGGAAGCACAAAGAGAAAATGAGCAAAGacggcaaaaagaaaaaaaagaagtccAAGCCAAAGTGTATAATTATGTGA
- the KRAS gene encoding GTPase KRas isoform X1 encodes MTEYKLVVVGAGGVGKSALTIQLIQNHFVDEYDPTIEDSYRKQVVIDGETCLLDILDTAGQEEYSAMRDQYMRTGEGFLCVFAINNTKSFEDIHHYREQIKRVKDSEDVPMVLVGNKCDLPSRTVDTKQAQDLARSYGIPFIETSAKTRQELCFTMQRVEDAFYTLVREIRQYRLKKISKEEKTPGCVKIKKCLVM; translated from the exons ATGACGGAGTACAAGCTTGTAGTGGTTGGGGCTGGAGGCGTTGGCAAGAGTGCCTTGACAATACAGCTAATTCAGAACCATTTTGTGGATGAATATGATCCCACCATCGAG GACTCCTACAGAAAACAAGTTGTCATTGATGGGGAAACTTGCCTTTTGGATATTCTTGACACTGCAGGTCAAGAAGAATACAGTGCAATGCGAGATCAGTACATGAGGACAGGGGAGGGTTTCCTATGTGTATTTGCCATCAACAATACAAAATCTTTTGAAGATATTCACCATTATAG AGAACAAATCAAACGCGTCAAGGATTCTGAAGATGTGCCCATGGTTTTAGTAGGAAACAAATGTGACTTGCCCTCCAGGACGGTAGATACAAAACAAGCTCAGGACCTAGCAAGAAGTTATGGAATTCCTTTTATTGAAACATCAGCAAAGACCAGACAG GAGTTATGTTTTACAATGCAGAGAGTGGAGGATGCTTTTTATACATTGGTGAGAGAAATTCGGCAATACAGATTGAAAAAGATCAGCAAAGAAGAAAAGACACCTGGCTGTGTGAAAATTAAAAAATGCCTTGTAATGTGA
- the KRAS gene encoding GTPase KRas isoform X4, with amino-acid sequence MTEYKLVVVGAGGVGKSALTIQLIQNHFVDEYDPTIEDSYRKQVVIDGETCLLDILDTAGQEEYSAMRDQYMRTGEGFLCVFAINNTKSFEDIHHYREQIKRVKDSEDVPMVLVGNKCDLPSRTVDTKQAQDLARSYGIPFIETSAKTRQRVEDAFYTLVREIRQYRLKKISKEEKTPGCVKIKKCLVMGVDDAFYTLVREIRKHKEKMSKDGKKKKKKSKPKCIIM; translated from the exons ATGACGGAGTACAAGCTTGTAGTGGTTGGGGCTGGAGGCGTTGGCAAGAGTGCCTTGACAATACAGCTAATTCAGAACCATTTTGTGGATGAATATGATCCCACCATCGAG GACTCCTACAGAAAACAAGTTGTCATTGATGGGGAAACTTGCCTTTTGGATATTCTTGACACTGCAGGTCAAGAAGAATACAGTGCAATGCGAGATCAGTACATGAGGACAGGGGAGGGTTTCCTATGTGTATTTGCCATCAACAATACAAAATCTTTTGAAGATATTCACCATTATAG AGAACAAATCAAACGCGTCAAGGATTCTGAAGATGTGCCCATGGTTTTAGTAGGAAACAAATGTGACTTGCCCTCCAGGACGGTAGATACAAAACAAGCTCAGGACCTAGCAAGAAGTTATGGAATTCCTTTTATTGAAACATCAGCAAAGACCAGACAG AGAGTGGAGGATGCTTTTTATACATTGGTGAGAGAAATTCGGCAATACAGATTGAAAAAGATCAGCAAAGAAGAAAAGACACCTGGCTGTGTGAAAATTAAAAAATGCCTTGTAAT G gGTGTCGATGATGCTTTCTACACATTAGTACGAGAAATTCGGAAGCACAAAGAGAAAATGAGCAAAGacggcaaaaagaaaaaaaagaagtccAAGCCAAAGTGTATAATTATGTGA
- the ETFRF1 gene encoding electron transfer flavoprotein regulatory factor 1 has protein sequence MANPLRGEVVKLYKNLLFLGREYPKGENYFKDRLKKAFVKNRDVKDPEKIKELLARGEFVIKELEALYYLKKYRAMKQRYYEDKPNS, from the exons ATGGCCAATCCTTTAAGAGGGGAAGTGGTAAAGCTTTATAAAAAT CTTCTGTTCCTTGGACGAGAATATCCAAAGGGGGAGAACTACTTTAAAGATCGTCTGAAAAAGGCCTTCGTGAAGAACAGGGACGTTAAAGATCCGGAAAAGATAAAAGAACTCCTTGCACGAGGGGAATTTGTTATTAAGGAGCTTGAGGCTTTATACTATCTTAAAAAGTACAGAGCTATGAAACAGCGTTACTATGAGGACAAACCAAATTCCTAA